A section of the Humulus lupulus chromosome 2, drHumLupu1.1, whole genome shotgun sequence genome encodes:
- the LOC133818827 gene encoding protein CYPRO4, which yields MGSSQSRREDLEISDSEEEEEYQIEEEDNYEDAEGARSSERRPKTPSSIDEVEAKLKALKLKYSTPQNPNLKNAVKLYLHIGGNTPKAKWVTSEKLTSYSFVKTSRIGDAEEGEDDEEDDDDGKDSWWTLKVGSKIREKVSSELQLKTFADQRRVDFVAKGVWAMKFFNGEDYKVFVTKYQECVFENAHRVEATDANKLKVYGKDFIGWANPEAADDSIWEDAEDFLKSPGSATPLRTNQDLREEFEEASNGGIQSLALGALDNSFLVGDSGIQVVKNFTHGIHGKGVYVNFDHGNGNYSGGSSLTHSTPKKALLMRAETNMLLMSPITEGKPHGKGLHHLDIETGRIVTEWKFAKDGTDISMRDITNDGKGAQLDPTGSTFLGLDDNRLCRWDMRDKNGIVQNLANGSDPVLNWTQGHQFSRGTNFQCFATTGDGSIVVGSLDGKIRLYSINSMRQARTVFPGLGSPVTHVDVTFDGKWILGTTDTYLVLICTLFIDKDGKTKTGFNGRMGNRISAPRLLKLTPLDSHLAGVNNKFRNAQFSWVTESGKQERHLVATVGKFSVIWNFQQVKDGSHECYRNQEGLKSCYCYKIVLKDDSIVDSRFMHEKYAVTDSPEAPLVIATPMKVSSFSISSRR from the coding sequence ATGGGTAGTTCTCAGAGTCGTCGCGAGGATCTCGAAATCTCGGActcagaagaggaagaagaatatCAAATAGAAGAGGAAGACAACTACGAAGACGCCGAAGGCGCGAGATCTTCGGAGCGCCGACCCAAAACCCCATCTTCCATAGACGAGGTGGAGGCCAAGCTTAAGGCCCTGAAGCTCAAGTACTCGACGCCCCAGAACCCGAATCTCAAAAATGCAGTCAAACTGTACCTCCACATCGGTGGGAATACGCCTAAAGCCAAATGGGTAACTTCTGAAAAACTCACTTCTTACTCTTTTGTTAAGACCTCAAGGATTGGAGATGCTGAGGAAGGCGAGGATGATGAAGAAGATGACGATGACGGTAAAGATTCTTGGTGGACTTTAAAGGTTGGTTCGAAGATTCGAGAAAAAGTCTCTTCTGAGTTGCAGTTGAAGACCTTCGCTGACCAGCGTCGCGTTGATTTTGTGGCAAAAGGTGTTTGGGCAATGAAGTTCTTTAATGGTGAAGATTATAAGGTCTTTGTTACCAAATATCAGGAGTGTGTGTTTGAGAACGCACACCGAGTTGAGGCGACGGATGCCAATAAGCTTAAGGTTTATGGCAAAGATTTCATTGGGTGGGCGAACCCAGAAGCTGCAGATGATTCGATATGGGAAGATGCGGAAGATTTTTTGAAGAGCCCCGGTTCTGCCACACCACTGAGGACGAATCAGGATTTGAGGGAGGAATTTGAAGAGGCCTCGAACGGAGGCATTCAGAGCTTGGCATTGGGTGCTTTGGACAACAGCTTTTTGGTGGGTGATTCTGGCATTCAAGTTGTTAAGAATTTTACTCATGGAATACATGGGAAAGGTGTTTATGTCAACTTTGATCATGGAAATGGAAATTATAGTGGCGGTTCGAGCTTGACGCACTCAACCCCCAAAAAAGCTCTGCTTATGAGGGCTGAGACTAACATGCTCCTGATGAGTCCTATCACTGAAGGGAAGCCTCATGGTAAGGGGCTTCACCATCTTGATATCGAAACTGGGAGGATTGTTACGGAGTGGAAGTTTGCTAAGGATGGGACTGATATCTCAATGAGGGACATTACAAATGACGGTAAGGGAGCTCAGCTGGATCCAACTGGTTCTACGTTCTTGGGACTGGATGATAATAGGCTGTGTAGGTGGGATATGCGTGACAAGAATGGGATTGTTCAGAATCTTGCCAATGGCAGTGATCCTGTTCTGAATTGGACGCAAGGTCATCAGTTTTCTAGAGGGACCAACTTTCAGTGTTTTGCAACCACTGGTGATGGATCTATTGTTGTTGGGTCTCTTGATGGAAAGATTCGATTGTATTCGATCAACTCTATGAGGCAGGCAAGAACAGTTTTTCCAGGCCTTGGTTCTCCTGTCACTCATGTGGATGTTACTTTTGATGGCAAGTGGATTTTGGGTACAACTGATACATATTTGGTACTTATCTGCACCCTTTTCATTGATAAAGATGGAAAGACCAAGACAGGGTTCAATGGTCGTATGGGGAACAGAATATCGGCTCCAAGATTGTTGAAGCTGACTCCCTTGGATTCACATTTAGCTGGAGTTAATAATAAGTTTCGCAATGCTCAGTTTTCATGGGTCACCGAGTCCGGGAAGCAGGAGCGCCATTTGGTGGCAACTGTGGGCAAGTTTAGTGTAATTTGGAACTTCCAACAAGTGAAGGATGGATCACACGAGTGCTACCGCAATCAGGAGGGCCTGAAGAGCTGTTACTGCTACAAGATAGTCCTCAAGGACGATTCCATTGTGGATAGTCGCTTTATGCACGAAAAATATGCAGTCACTGACTCACCTGAGGCTCCACTGGTTATAGCAACTCCCATGAAAGTCAGTTCCTTTAGCATATCCAGCAGGCGTTGA